The DNA region gttttttttcaccagGTGTCACTCTATGGGACTTTGAAAACCTCAAGAAAGACCTCAACATTAAACCCCAGAAGAACACAAAATTCAACATCATCAAGTCAGACTCTTTGGATGAGAAAACCTCCATCCTAAACATGACAGCTTCACTTAAAGCGAGCTTCTTGTGTGGCTTGATTGAGGTCGGTGGGTCTGCCAAGTACCTCAATGACACCAAATCATCCAAACGTCAGTCCAGGGTCACCCTGCACTACAGCATGACCACCAGAATGGAACAGCTCACCATGAACCACTTAGGGAGGCAGAACGTCATCTATCCAGAAGTATTTAAGATCAGAAATCGGCCACCCATGTTGTCACGGCCGTGTTGTTTGGGCtcaggcttttttatttttgatcaaaaCATCTCTAAAGAGGAACAGAACCAAGATATTACAGGACAACTAGAAATATTAATTAAGAAATTTATTTCTGTAGATGGAAAAGGAGATTTAAAATGACAGATTCTGACAAGAAAATTGCTGACAGATTCTGACAAGAAATTTGCTGACCATTTTAACTGCACGTTCTATGGTGATTTTGCCCTTCATCAGAATCCCACAagctatcaggatgccatggagATTTATACAAACTTGCCAAACAAACTTGGGAAAGATGATGAGCTAGCAGTGCCTATCCAGGTCTGGTTGTACCCACTGAAAAATCTAAATTCACAGGCTGCTCAGCTGGTACAAGAGATCAGTGTGGCACTCGTGTCCAAATCTCAGGAGGTCCTGGAGGAGATAGACGAGCGCATCAAGAGGTGTAATGACATCATGAAGGACAGTGTTGTCAATAACTTTCCGATAATTAAGGAAAATGGAGAACAATTGAAATCAATgctaaatcaatataaatgtattttccaaAAAGACCTTGCAAGGGTCTTACGAAATATAAGGTGAGGGTGCAAACGAGGAACAGCTCGCAGACATCCTGAAGAAGaaggaagagtcaccatttaagaAGCGTGGTATAACATCATGGCTGgataaaagagaaaaggaaatcagTATGATCACAAATGTCTTTAATCAAATTAAAGAGATGAAACTTGATATTGTTATAAATGGCCTGGATACATTAATTtacaacaataatattaaaaatattgtctGCTTGACTTTCACCTCACTCCATGTGTCTCAGTCATACATATCAGTAATGAAACGCTACCTTCAGGCCCCTTGTCAGTCCTCAGATCATCTGTCAGAGCCAAGTGAAGAGTTAATCATCCAgaatttcagaaagtattcccagcaaTTCATTGAGTTTGCTGAAATTAACCAAAATAGCATGACAACGAGATTTCGCTCACTCCATCCCTGATGACAAATCTCCTGGGGTGACAATCTATCTTTATACATCTGGGAGTCTCATCAGCCATAACTTTCAGCTTCCATCTAAACCTGAGCCTCTTGTGACTGATTCTCGAACAGACAACAGCGTAACCCTAAAGTTATGAGTCCAGAAGTTTGATTCAAAAGGGTACAGAGTGGAGTATAAACTACCTGAAGATGAAGAGTGGAAGACTGTGGACACAAGAGAGACCCTTGAACAGGTTACAATTACAAAGTTACTAGCTGACACAACATATCAATTCAGACACAGAGCCGTTTGTCAAGTTGGTGTGAGTCAGGCCAGCGACACAATTGAAGAGAAGACACTACCTGTTAAAAACTTAAAGGTaaatttgcaataaaacatcaaaGTGAGAAGATTAAAGATGGAAACCCTGGACTTTACCTTTTGCCTTTGAAATCAGAGTTCATAAATAATGAGAACAACATTGAAAAATGGACCTTTGGAAACAGGACATCTAATAAACCTGGAAAAACTATTATGGTCCTCGGAGCCACAGGTTCTGGCAAATCCACCCTGATCAATGcaatggtaaactacattttaggTGTCCACTGGGGAGGATGACTTCAGGTTCAAGTTAATCCATGAAGAAACATCTAGAAGTCAAGCTGTAAGCCAAACGTCTGCTGTCACTGCCTATGAAATGAACTATCAGGATTATTTCAAGATCCCATACTCCTTCACTATAATCGACACACCAGGTTTTGGAGACACCACAGGAATTCAGCGGGACAAACAAATCACTGAGCAGATCACGAATGTTTTTCATCTCCACAGGGTGTCCAGCACATTACCACAGTGTGCTTTGTGGTTCAGGCCTCCCAAgctccactcacacacacaccaaggtaCATCTTTGACtcccttttattcatttttgtaaaaacatagCCAATAACATCCTAGTACTGATCACATTTGCAGATGGACAGCGTCCACCAGTTCTGGATGCCATCACGAAATCTAACATACCATTCCCAAAAAGATGACAAAGGCAGccctttatttttcaaatttaataattCGGCCCTTTTGCTAATAATGACAAGACTAATAGCAGTGATGGTCCGAAGTTTGACAAAATGTTTTGGGACATGGGTGCAAAGAGCATGGAGAGAGTTTTTAAGGCTTTAGAGAAGATGGATGACAAAAGTTTAGCACTGACAAACGAGGTGCTTAAAGAGCACAGGTGCTTGGAGACGGCAGTGGAAGGATTGCAACCTCAGATTAAAGTTGGATtgattaaacttgaagaaatgagACAAACCCGTGACATTTTAAATAAGCACATTACTGACATAGAGAGCAAGAAGAACTTTATGTATGATGTGGAGGAAACAGAGTCAAAAGAGAGAGCATTGCAGGCAGGGCGAGTTCATCACTAACTGTCAGAAGTGCAACTTCACCTGTCATTTTCCATGTGATTATTCTAATGATGAGGATAAGATCAATTGTACTGCTATGAAGAACGGGGTCTGCACTGTTTGTCCTGGTAAGTGTGTGTGGAATATTCACTCCAACCAACAGCACAGATTCATCTATGAAACtaaaaaagtcaaaaagacaTATGATGAGCTAAAGAAGAAATATGAAGAAGCAAAAGGAGAAAAGAAGACAACTGAACAAGAGTTTGAGCGGCTTCAGCATGAGCTGGATGCTATGGAAGAGGAGCTTCATAAACTCATTGAAGTGTCTCATGATTGTATAAAACAACTTGATGAAATCGCCTCAGATCAAACCCGCTGTCCACTACCAGTACATTGAGCTCCTCATTCAGGCTGAAGAACAAGAAGTAAAGCCGGGATGGATGGAGCGAGTGAAGTCACTGCAGGAAGTGAAAGAACAGGCAGTGATCATAGAAAAACTCAGCAGAAATGAGGAACTCCTACCAAATGAGCAGAAGAAGCATGACAATcaagaagaaaggaagaaaaaaggagAAGGGCTTTTAGGTTTAATTAATACAACATACAAGGGAGGTAAAAGATTAGTTTGTGATTTGTGTAGTAAAGATGTAAAATGATTGAATGTTGTCTTACTATATTGATGATGTTTTACAATCACCACAATTTATAAATTAGGGGCTCTGCCCCGCTCAATTCGCTGTCACCTCCGTGGCTCTGCCATTCGCTGATGCAGTAAACTGATGTGCTGTCAGGTCCATCGATGAGCAATAACTGCTGACAATTTCACCAAGAGTGCATTTTTGAATTGTGTCAAAAACTGCTCTTTGATCATCGTTtaattgtgagtacatttcccAATATCATTTTCCATGGCCTTCCACAGTAAAATCTTTTATCTGCTgttatctctttctttacctCAGATTCATCTATTTCTTCTGGAAGATCTAAATTGCTGAATCGTTAAACGTTCTGCTTCTAACAGTTCTTTCATGATTGAAAGAGCCGCTTGTTTATTCGACTTTTTCGATAATGGTCCGCTGAATGCTTTCCATAATTTTCATCATCTTCAGGAAGTGTCTTGATATGTCAGGAATCAttacagaagtgacatcagacatCATTTTGAAGATATAGTCGTccgatttacataatccagctgcTCGTGCTGCTTCTTGAAAAGTACCATATGAAGTGCCATCTATAGCTACAACATCTTTATACTAAGTTGCTCCTTTCAATTCACGTaacaacaatttaaaatgaaacttttaGATATCTTTTGCTGATATAATATTTAATTCGAACAACATTttcacaattaatttttcttggatgccacactcctttttttgtttctgctatgTGCAATGTTGAGGAATTTGTGCATATgtatatgcttttgcatttatgtcagttttattaagttcaaaataagccaataattttgtatttttagttttatcttCCTGTAAAGCTTCAGCTTCTTTGCcttctttaaattgaatcataaTCTGACCTggtaaattaaatagtaataattcaacagaatgactttGATCGTGCATTGATAATTCCATTAAATGTCACCCGCTTTCTATTGCACTGACATACCgagtatctaaatatgcttgaacttcGTCCTGAGACTGTGCTTTGGATAAAGTAACAGGTACTATATCGTGCTGCTTATGAATGCACTTGTAGATGACTTAATATTCATAACTGATGCACAATACTCAACATTAATAGGACAATCAAACCGCTTGAGCAAATGCAGGTTATACAGTACAATCACTGATTTATCGATCATCACAATTTTATCATATTTCTTTCTGtgataagtaaaaataataatataataataaattttatttatagggcactttacattagcagataaaaacaaagataaaacaacaataattttagcattttgttaatatactttcctaaatagaaaagtctttagctgtttttaaaaatagatatGTATGTTGTTCATGACGATTATCTCTGCGACAATAATCAGGAAAGCCAGCCTTTCTTATATTTGTTGAATTAACGAAAGCTTTAGGatatttctttaaacactttttttctgttGAGTCCCAAAATactgaaatggttgagaggagggcaggaccaaaaaatctcttggcaatagtctcgctCTCgcctcaagattttcttttataatagagaaatatgtaaaaataacagaACTCTCCTAAGGCCTGAGCTCCACCATTTAGGTTTGTTGTTTAACGAGTTTGTTTTAAGCAAGTTGGTGCAACACTGAAGTGCACTTTGAgccacaaatgaaagaaaaatgaggaAAACTCTACTCTACGTATACAAAATTATATATCTGCAGTTCTATATTTGTATTGATTGAATTACAAAAAGTACACATGTCAAAGTACAATTGTTAATAAAAGGAGGAACACAAGCTGTAGTTGGTGTCTTTATTGACTGAGGGTGATCTTTTCTGTCTGTTTAGcttattcattaatttttccttctatatagtgcctttcacatctatctatctatccatctatctatcatatagtgcctttcacatctatctatctatctatctatctatctatctatctatctatctatctatctatctatctatctatcatatagtgcctttcacatctatctatctatctatcatatagtgcctttcacatctatctatctatagtgcctttcatatctatctgtctatcatatagtgcctttctattaaCCTTTCCCCCAAAGTTATTGCACTCTACATTTTTATTTGACTTCATGTCTCACTTTTGGACATCATGAGTGTgtttcttgattattttttcttttgaaggacattttctttttatgaatGTAATGCACCTGCGTcaacctcgttgagaggtttacttacctcattGGTGACTTtttgtctggtgactcttctatgAGGTCAGTggatgaattgggagagcatggggggtcatgaggtagcTGGAACGGGGTTGTGGTGCCCTGATATCTTTGAAAATGACGAGGGCCCAAGTCTTCAGAATCCTGgagctccctgtttgtgagacatggacgccatccagtgacctgagatgaagactggactcctttggtgtctcttcggagaatccttgggtgccactggtttgactttgtgttgctcatggagtcctgaatgaggcacatgacctgcattgtgagggagcgccatctatggcactacagccatgtagcACGCATTACCCGAGGTTGATCCGCTCAATGTTGAGGACCAGGTCAAGGAGATGCCCACATGACACCTGGTTACaacagatagagagtcatttccagATGGTGGGGCTGGACCGTGTatctgcctggtgggttgccaaccaggatcccaagctgttttgtcgtgtggtgggtgcggtaatatgctctaccagtgcatgcccccaacCTGACCTTACCTGAATGCACCTGTTCAACATGCTTTCTCATTTGTTCTAATTAATAATATGACTTTTAAAATCTTTGACCATGCCTGCCATGGATCTACCTGGTAACATTTACAAGCAGTGCGGAGGAGATTTCACCCCTCATTCCTGGTGTgaataaggtgctatataggccTCACccgcacagattcacactgagggaTGTGTGGAAATAAtacgtttttatttttctctgcagccatgtggcacatcttccccatgtcccacaggcccaaaaCACCAAATACCACTACAGCAATACTTCCTCTGccgccaccactcctctcaggcaacctcattCTCTTCCCTCCATTCTGGCTaatgagtggtggatgctggcccttttat from Polypterus senegalus isolate Bchr_013 unplaced genomic scaffold, ASM1683550v1 scaffold_1390, whole genome shotgun sequence includes:
- the LOC120521622 gene encoding verrucotoxin subunit beta-like, producing the protein FNIIKSDSLDEKTSILNMTASLKASFLCGLIEVGGSAKYLNDTKSSKRQSRVTLHYSMTTRMEQLTMNHLGRQNVIYPEVFKIRNRPPMLSRPCYSDKKFADHFNCTFYGDFALHQNPTSYQDAMEIYTNLPNKLGKDDELAVPIQVWLYPLKNLNSQAAQLVQEISVALVSKSQEVLEEIDERIKRCEGANEEQLADILKKKEESPFKKRGITSWLDKREKEISMITNVFNQIKEMKLDIVINGLDTLIYNNNIKNIVCLTFTSLHVSQSYISVMKRYLQAPCQSSDHLSEPSEELIIQNFRKYSQQFIEFAEINQNSMTTRFRSLHP